From Candidatus Glassbacteria bacterium:
TATCGCCCTCCCCCTGCACTTTGTCCACCAGCACGGCCACAGTGCGTCCGCGGAGGTTGTAGACCGCCAGGTTCACCCGAGCCTGCTGTTCGAGCGCGTAGCTGATCGTGGTGCTGGGGTTGAACGGATTAGGCACGTTCTGGCTCAAGGCGAACGACCTGGGCAGGCTGGTGCCGGGACTGCTGTCCAGCAAGCCGCGGCCGAGCTGAATCAGGACCTGACGGTCGCCGTCGAGCTTCAACCGGTCCGAGGTCGGCAGCTCGCTGTTACCGGCGGGCGCCTCGATAAACATCTCGTAATCGCCCATCGGCAGGTCCAGACGGAAACGCCCGGCCTCATCGGTGAACGCCGAAACGTGGCCGCCGCTGGCGGGATCGAACAGGCTGACCAGCGTACCCGGTGCGGGACGGCCGGCCTGGTCGGTAACCATACCCTCGAACACTATCTCGGTCTGCTCGAGCACCAGATCGATCCGTCTTTCCCCGCTGCAATCCAGGTTCGGCAGGAACGCGTTGGCGAACCCCGCTATCGACGGGGCGGCGAACAGGTCGTATGCTCCCCGGCGGACAAACAGTTCCCACTCTCCGTCCGGGTCGCTGAAGGTCATGAACTGGCTGCGGGTCACCGGCTGCGGATAAGGGTAGTAGACAGCCGCGTCACCGTCCGAATCGTCGTTGAGGACATGGGAGGCCAGCGAGACCCTGGTTTCAGCCGGCTCCGTCTCACCGGGGCTTGGCCAGTCGAAATGGGGCAGCAACTGGATACTGACCCGGCCGAGGGGGTGTCCGTCCCGGGCCGTAACGCGGCCGTAGACACGCACTCCCCTGCGGAGCACGATCTCGATCTGCCTGTCAGAGTCGACAGAGACCGCATAGCTGGTCGAATCGGGGAAATATCCCTTGACCGGGGTCACCAGCACGTTGTAGTCGCCCGTGGCCAGACCGATTTTGAATGCGCCGTCACCGCCGGTATAGGCAGTGCCGCGCCAGGCCCCGGTTTCTTCGTAGAAATCAAGACGGCTGCCGCTCAGTCCGGAGCCGAACTCATCGACAGTCCTGCCGCTGAGCGTATAGCCGGCTTCGAGGACGATATCCATCGCCGCGTCGGCAGACAGGTCCACGTCGTAAATCCACTGGACAGGGAACTGTTGGGCGCTGTAGCGGGGGTCGAACATCAGATTGTAGGTTCCCGGCAGCACCTGCACGCCGAACGCCCCGTCGCCGTCGGTGTTAACCCAGAGGGAGGGGGCGGGGATCCTATAGAGCATGAGAGTAATCCCGCCGTCATCTTCCGGCTCAGGCTTCACGGCCACCATATTGAACCCTGTCCAGGCCAGCGGTGTTTCCGGATCGATCATCACGCGGCCGCTGAAGAGCACGCCATAGGTTATCTCCACCCGGCCGGCGTCGACCTCCCGGCCCTCCTCGAGCGTGAACGTCCCGAGAGTCACCCTTTGCGAGGGATACGGGTACGGAGCCACCACGTCGACAGAATACTCGCCGCCCAGCAGAGCGATCCGCCACATGCCTTTCTCATCGGTGCGTAACTGGAAGTAACTCTGGGGCCGGGCTCCATTATCTCCGGCCCAGATTGCGGGATCGACCAGGTCGGGATAGATCGCCTCGCCAGTCTCGTTGAAATAGATGATCCCGTCATCGCTCCTGACCGTGCTGTCCGTCGGTTCCTCCAGGTAGATATAATAGATCTTCTGCCAGAGATTGATCTGCGCCCCGGCCACCGGGCTGCCGCGGTCGTCGTAAACGCTGCCTCCCAGGATCGCGCCGCGCGCCAGTTCGATATCCAGTTCGATGTCTTCGGTGATGTCGAACGGCCCGGCTACCTGGGCGGGAACCAGCAACTCCACGGCGGGGCGGACATCAGCCCAGTATCTGCCCTCCGGCAGGTTGATCGTGTATTCACCCTCGGTCGAGGTCATGACCCAGCGGCTCAGCTCCTGGCCGTAAAACGTAACCCAGGTTTCCGGCAGCGGCTCACCGTCGGCGTCAAGCAAAGCGCCGCTGACTCGCAGGCCGCTGTCGAGTACGATCACTGCGGTGGTATCGCTCTCGATCACCACACCCTCGATCACCGGCTGGGGCGGATAGAGGTAGCCGGGGTGCAGATAGAGGTCGAACGTGCCGGGGAATACGGCCACGCTGAAATCGCCCTGTTCATCCGACTGGCCCCAGCGGTACTGGCGGTCGACTGTGTCGATCAGGCTGAATCCGACATACGGCGCGGCTTCGCCGCGGTCGGTTTCGATCCGTCCGCTGAACACCACGCCGCGCGCCAGTTCGAAAGTCACGGACGTTGCGGCGCCATCGTGGACAAATTCCCGCTGGTTCTGGCCGGAGGGATACGGTCCGCCCTCGGGACCCTCGATATAGACGCCCCAGGTGCCGGCGGGAAGCTGCCTGCTGAACCGGCCCTCTATGTCGGTCACCGCGCGCGCTCCGCCGATCCCGTCCCTCGACCACAACTCCACCACCGCACCTTCCACCGCGCCCCCGCCCTCGTCGGTAACCAGACCATCGACCTTGCCGGTAGTCAGGGTATCGAGCGTCAGCCGGTAAGCGATCTGCTCGTAATCGCCGTCTTCGGTTATCAGCATCCCACCGTCCAGCCAGCGGATGTCACCGGGATACACCTCCACCACCACATGGTAAGTCCCCGTCGAATCCAGGCTGGCGGCTACGATATTGCCGCCGGGCCAGATCAGCCTGCTGGAAACATCCGCTGACTGGACGGACACGTCCTCGTAGAGGGCATAGAAACCTCCATGCACCTGCATGCTGTCCGGCCCGAACAGCCGGACTATCGCATACGCAGTCCCATAAATATCAGCCTCCAGCGGCAGGGCTTCGATTCTGACATACTGTCCCGCCTGGCCCTGGAAACTGAACACGTCGATATCTGCAAACGGCACCGCCGACCCGGAAAGGGTATCTCCGAGCGCAAGCGGCTGGGCGCCGGGCCAGTCGTCATTGGGTTCCACTTCCTCCACCGCATCCAGCGGCAACGGTATCATCCCGTCCCCGTCATCGCCCGCCACCAGCCTGACCGTTGCCGCATCACCGAGCAAGCCCCTGTAACCGGCCAGCGCGGCGATATCTCTGTCGAAATCACCGGCCGGCATACTTCTGATCCTGGCGGCCAGCCCCTCCAGCAGCATTTGCCTCGCCTGCCGGGTGGGTTCGCGGTACACCCTGCGCCCGGCGGCGCTTATCCGGCTGGGTTCACCGGAATCATCGTCGATCCGCACAACAGCCGCATGGTCCCGAACGCCGACCGCGGCAGGACGGAGTGTTTCGCGACCGGAGTCTGCGCCGGCCTTCAGCAGCTTGACCAGCCTGCCGTGGCCGGGGGAAAGCTCGAGAGCCGCAAGACCGCCACCGATTCCCAGACCGGCCACGGTTACGCTAACGCATGCAGCAAGTAATATCCGCCGTATCCGACTTAAACTGCGCAGGCTCATTTTTCTCTCCTCGATCATTTGGTTCATTTTTCTCTACTCAATTATCTTTTTCATCACCAGTTTCAGCCGGTTTGACCTGGGGGAGAATCAAAAACCCGAACATGATAACCTCGAATAGAAATGTGTCTGTTACTTGTCAGGTGCGGCGCTGTCAGCCTGCCCGGCCTCTACGCTGACATTCAGGGTGCTCTCGATCAATTCGAGCAGGTCCCGGGTGCTGCCGGAATACAGCAGGTCCTCCCAGCGGGAAGCATCCAGCAGTTCGCTGGTGGCGGGCAGAGGGCTGAGAGCGTGCAGCTCGTTCATCCGCTGCTCCATCGCCGCCACATCGCTTTCGAGCTGCTTGACTTCCTCTATGATTGCCCGCTCGGCGGGAGTCATGCCTTCAAAGCCCCCACCGATCAAATCTATGCGGTCATGGTCGATCTGCTCCATCGCCTGATCGATCTGCTGGTTGGCGTCGCTGATTTCGCCGCTCAACTGCTGCATGCGTACCTGCTGACTTTCGTTATCCTGCAGGCGCCCGTAGAGCTGTGTGTCGAACAGGGCGAACTCCTCGGCGAATTC
This genomic window contains:
- a CDS encoding carboxypeptidase regulatory-like domain-containing protein gives rise to the protein MNQMIEERKMSLRSLSRIRRILLAACVSVTVAGLGIGGGLAALELSPGHGRLVKLLKAGADSGRETLRPAAVGVRDHAAVVRIDDDSGEPSRISAAGRRVYREPTRQARQMLLEGLAARIRSMPAGDFDRDIAALAGYRGLLGDAATVRLVAGDDGDGMIPLPLDAVEEVEPNDDWPGAQPLALGDTLSGSAVPFADIDVFSFQGQAGQYVRIEALPLEADIYGTAYAIVRLFGPDSMQVHGGFYALYEDVSVQSADVSSRLIWPGGNIVAASLDSTGTYHVVVEVYPGDIRWLDGGMLITEDGDYEQIAYRLTLDTLTTGKVDGLVTDEGGGAVEGAVVELWSRDGIGGARAVTDIEGRFSRQLPAGTWGVYIEGPEGGPYPSGQNQREFVHDGAATSVTFELARGVVFSGRIETDRGEAAPYVGFSLIDTVDRQYRWGQSDEQGDFSVAVFPGTFDLYLHPGYLYPPQPVIEGVVIESDTTAVIVLDSGLRVSGALLDADGEPLPETWVTFYGQELSRWVMTSTEGEYTINLPEGRYWADVRPAVELLVPAQVAGPFDITEDIELDIELARGAILGGSVYDDRGSPVAGAQINLWQKIYYIYLEEPTDSTVRSDDGIIYFNETGEAIYPDLVDPAIWAGDNGARPQSYFQLRTDEKGMWRIALLGGEYSVDVVAPYPYPSQRVTLGTFTLEEGREVDAGRVEITYGVLFSGRVMIDPETPLAWTGFNMVAVKPEPEDDGGITLMLYRIPAPSLWVNTDGDGAFGVQVLPGTYNLMFDPRYSAQQFPVQWIYDVDLSADAAMDIVLEAGYTLSGRTVDEFGSGLSGSRLDFYEETGAWRGTAYTGGDGAFKIGLATGDYNVLVTPVKGYFPDSTSYAVSVDSDRQIEIVLRRGVRVYGRVTARDGHPLGRVSIQLLPHFDWPSPGETEPAETRVSLASHVLNDDSDGDAAVYYPYPQPVTRSQFMTFSDPDGEWELFVRRGAYDLFAAPSIAGFANAFLPNLDCSGERRIDLVLEQTEIVFEGMVTDQAGRPAPGTLVSLFDPASGGHVSAFTDEAGRFRLDLPMGDYEMFIEAPAGNSELPTSDRLKLDGDRQVLIQLGRGLLDSSPGTSLPRSFALSQNVPNPFNPSTTISYALEQQARVNLAVYNLRGRTVAVLVDKVQGEGD